From Methanothrix sp., a single genomic window includes:
- the larB gene encoding nickel pincer cofactor biosynthesis protein LarB: protein MTGLRDILERFSRGEIDLEEALSGIRLLSYREVGSIAKIDHRREDRIDVPEAVLAEGKRPEDLARIALAHLESAGKVIVTRVSADHLSALRSMDLPEGAEIVWYEHARAVLLRAVQVERTGGRVGVLSAGTADIPVAEEARVTAEAMGCEVVTEYDVGVAGIHRLFPAMERMAGVDAVVVAAGREGTLPAVVAGLTDAPVIGLPVSTGYGAGGNGIAALLSMLQSCSVLAVVNIDAGFVAGAFAARIANRIARRKLSEARQH from the coding sequence GTGACCGGGCTTCGTGATATCCTTGAGAGGTTCTCGCGGGGAGAGATTGATTTAGAGGAGGCACTGAGCGGTATACGGCTTCTCAGCTACAGAGAGGTTGGATCGATCGCAAAGATAGATCACAGAAGGGAGGACAGGATAGATGTGCCTGAGGCGGTTCTCGCTGAGGGGAAAAGGCCAGAGGATCTTGCAAGGATTGCACTGGCGCATCTCGAGTCCGCGGGTAAGGTCATAGTGACAAGAGTCTCAGCTGATCATCTCAGTGCGCTTAGATCAATGGATCTCCCTGAAGGCGCTGAGATAGTGTGGTATGAGCATGCGAGGGCGGTTCTTCTGAGAGCAGTTCAGGTCGAGAGGACAGGTGGTAGAGTGGGAGTGCTCAGCGCTGGAACCGCTGACATACCGGTCGCGGAGGAGGCCAGGGTCACAGCAGAGGCAATGGGCTGCGAGGTCGTGACAGAATATGATGTCGGCGTCGCAGGCATACACCGTCTCTTTCCAGCGATGGAGCGGATGGCAGGTGTGGATGCGGTGGTCGTAGCTGCTGGCCGTGAGGGGACGCTACCGGCCGTTGTCGCAGGCCTGACAGACGCTCCGGTCATAGGCCTTCCAGTCTCAACAGGATATGGGGCTGGGGGAAACGGGATCGCTGCGCTTCTATCGATGCTCCAGTCCTGCTCAGTGCTGGCGGTGGTTAACATAGATGCTGGCTTTGTCGCAGGCGCGTTTGCAGCCAGGATAGCAAACAGGATCGCCAGGAGAAAACTTTCCGAAGCCAGGCAGCATTGA
- a CDS encoding MGMT family protein, protein MRDFQGDSAEVKKLSRGGVYLDDIDLYVIVEESGGTVKRIILSRTAPDLEFSERAARIADHMMGGPRPDLDLDLSWCTDFQMAVYRAVLNIPRGSTATYSDVAKIAGRPGAARAVGAALRRNPFPIMIPCHRVVASNGPGGYTQGIDIKLQLLAIEHEKISSDQMSRTRIS, encoded by the coding sequence GTGCGAGACTTTCAGGGAGATTCTGCAGAAGTAAAAAAGCTCAGCAGAGGGGGCGTGTATCTGGATGACATCGATCTTTATGTGATCGTCGAGGAGTCAGGAGGAACTGTAAAACGCATAATCCTCTCCAGAACCGCCCCAGACCTGGAGTTCTCAGAGAGAGCAGCGCGGATAGCAGACCACATGATGGGAGGCCCGCGCCCGGATCTCGATCTTGATCTGAGCTGGTGTACGGATTTTCAGATGGCCGTTTACCGTGCAGTACTCAACATCCCTCGCGGATCCACCGCAACCTACAGTGATGTCGCGAAGATCGCAGGAAGGCCCGGGGCCGCAAGGGCCGTCGGTGCAGCTCTGCGCAGGAATCCTTTTCCGATCATGATACCCTGCCACCGGGTTGTGGCATCGAATGGCCCCGGCGGATACACCCAGGGAATCGATATCAAGCTGCAGCTGCTCGCGATCGAGCACGAAAAAATATCCAGTGACCAGATGTCACGCACTCGTATCAGCTGA
- a CDS encoding metallophosphoesterase has translation MLIGIMSDSHDNFRGIKEALSVFSKRNVELVLHAGDVIGSGNAYLFDGYGIPVRLVYGNNDGDRVGLSRYFKRFGGEYLGDFGELEVDGLRIAMLHGTEEALVRAVVASGLYDIVVRGHTHRAEVRREGRTLVVNPGEIWGHLTGIRSVAILDTSTRDVEIVELGRCETFREILQK, from the coding sequence ATGCTCATAGGGATCATGTCAGACTCTCACGATAACTTTCGGGGCATCAAGGAAGCTCTGAGCGTATTCTCTAAAAGAAATGTGGAGCTGGTGCTGCATGCCGGAGACGTGATCGGATCCGGGAACGCGTATCTATTCGATGGCTACGGCATTCCTGTGAGACTCGTCTACGGAAACAACGACGGCGACCGCGTCGGTCTTTCCAGATACTTCAAGAGGTTCGGGGGCGAGTATCTCGGAGATTTCGGCGAGTTAGAGGTGGATGGATTGAGGATCGCCATGCTCCATGGAACAGAGGAGGCTCTTGTGAGGGCCGTGGTGGCATCCGGTCTGTACGACATCGTCGTTCGCGGGCACACACACAGGGCAGAGGTCCGCCGTGAGGGAAGAACTCTGGTGGTGAACCCTGGAGAGATATGGGGGCATCTGACAGGTATCCGGAGCGTTGCGATACTGGATACTTCAACGAGAGATGTCGAGATCGTCGAGCTGGGGAGGTGCGAGACTTTCAGGGAGATTCTGCAGAAGTAA
- the thrC gene encoding threonine synthase: protein MTNLMFYSTNGSPERVDFRQALLSGQAPDMGLYMPEHIPRIGPEEISRFSKMRYPQIAYRVVGPYIGDLIPEGDLISMLEDAYSFDVPIERVFDRAHVMRLDRGPTCSFKDFAARLMGRLVQYFLEREGRSIIILTATSGDTGSAVAHAFYGLGNVMVVVLYPREEVTERQRKQMTTLGGNVHALAVDGKFDDCQALVKRAFADPELRDLNLSSANSINVGRLLPQAVYYFYAYSRISEGEEIVISVPSGNFGNLMGGLIAMRMGLPVRRFVVATNENDEFPVFMRTGIYKPIRPSRNCISNAMNVGHPSNLARVFALYGGWMDEKGVVRREPDLDAMRRDMFAVSVSDDETRKTIKEVYERHGVLLEPHGAVGWAGLMRYFEEVERWEPSVSLETADPAKFPEEIIRVLGVTPPLPRAMAELDSLEEHIEKIDGSYESLKSYLRGLR from the coding sequence ATGACCAACCTTATGTTTTACAGCACAAATGGCTCGCCCGAGCGCGTCGACTTCAGGCAGGCCCTGCTGTCAGGCCAGGCTCCGGATATGGGTCTTTACATGCCCGAGCACATCCCGAGGATCGGTCCAGAGGAGATCTCGCGCTTCTCAAAAATGAGGTATCCTCAGATTGCGTACAGGGTTGTGGGACCTTACATCGGCGATCTCATCCCGGAAGGGGATCTGATATCAATGCTGGAGGATGCATACAGCTTCGATGTCCCGATAGAGAGGGTCTTCGATCGAGCGCATGTGATGCGTCTGGATCGTGGGCCCACCTGCTCCTTCAAGGATTTTGCTGCCAGGCTGATGGGCAGGCTCGTTCAGTACTTCCTGGAAAGGGAGGGGCGGAGCATAATCATACTCACCGCTACATCAGGAGACACGGGCAGCGCTGTGGCCCATGCATTCTACGGTCTGGGAAACGTTATGGTTGTCGTTCTCTACCCTAGGGAGGAGGTCACCGAGCGGCAGAGAAAGCAGATGACAACGCTCGGCGGAAATGTGCATGCTCTGGCGGTTGATGGCAAGTTCGATGACTGCCAGGCTCTCGTCAAGAGAGCATTTGCGGATCCGGAGCTGAGAGACCTCAACCTCTCCTCAGCGAACTCGATAAACGTCGGGAGGCTTCTGCCTCAGGCAGTCTACTACTTCTACGCATACTCCAGGATCTCTGAAGGAGAGGAGATCGTCATATCTGTGCCGAGTGGCAACTTCGGCAACCTGATGGGTGGGCTCATCGCGATGCGGATGGGGCTGCCTGTGAGGCGGTTTGTGGTCGCGACGAACGAGAACGATGAGTTTCCGGTGTTCATGCGCACAGGCATCTACAAGCCTATAAGACCCAGCAGGAACTGCATCTCAAACGCAATGAACGTGGGCCATCCTAGCAACCTCGCCAGGGTGTTCGCGCTTTACGGCGGCTGGATGGATGAAAAAGGAGTTGTGAGAAGAGAGCCGGATCTGGATGCGATGCGAAGGGATATGTTCGCGGTCTCTGTGAGCGATGATGAGACGAGAAAAACCATAAAGGAGGTCTACGAGCGCCACGGGGTGCTCCTGGAGCCACACGGAGCGGTCGGATGGGCGGGTCTCATGAGATACTTCGAGGAGGTCGAGCGCTGGGAGCCGTCAGTCTCGCTGGAGACCGCGGATCCCGCGAAGTTCCCTGAGGAGATCATCCGCGTTCTTGGAGTGACGCCTCCGCTCCCGCGGGCGATGGCAGAGCTCGACAGCCTGGAGGAGCACATAGAGAAGATCGATGGATCCTATGAGTCCCTGAAGTCATACCTCAGAGGTCTGCGATGA
- a CDS encoding methionine synthase gives MRFDDIGSFPHGRIEGMRREEYLSLVRSIMEMKISAGVQVPTYPQLRDMIGMFMDPMRSPETTDGPYLIRRDAAEIMELDALKSIGRNIRVCVTGPLELYVSEFGSTNYEDLLINMAESVSRFIERAIEKARQLGIDVAVISIDEPSLGISSSIVFSEDVIIEALEVAIRGCAGRVDVQVHLHSPVHAELCARVSGINVIGVESASHPDYLDIIDRKALAENDTFIRAGIARTDILSMVARLNEQLNTNLWEQPDRLEAEILRMESPEVIRRRLERAVRIFGDLVRYAGPDCGLGSWPSQHLAAELLRNCARAIETFRGETS, from the coding sequence ATGAGATTCGATGATATAGGTAGCTTTCCGCATGGAAGAATCGAGGGGATGAGAAGAGAGGAGTACCTCTCTCTTGTGAGGAGCATAATGGAGATGAAGATCTCTGCTGGGGTCCAGGTGCCGACATACCCTCAGCTCAGGGACATGATAGGCATGTTCATGGACCCCATGAGATCCCCCGAGACCACGGATGGCCCGTATCTGATCCGCAGGGATGCAGCCGAGATAATGGAGCTTGATGCTCTCAAATCCATCGGACGAAACATTCGCGTCTGCGTCACAGGCCCTCTCGAGCTTTACGTATCAGAATTCGGATCGACGAACTACGAGGATCTGCTCATCAACATGGCAGAGAGCGTCTCTCGCTTCATAGAGAGGGCCATCGAGAAAGCGCGGCAGCTTGGCATTGATGTGGCTGTCATCTCGATCGACGAGCCGAGCCTGGGGATCAGCTCCAGCATAGTCTTCTCAGAGGATGTGATCATCGAGGCGCTAGAGGTGGCGATCAGGGGATGCGCAGGAAGGGTCGATGTCCAGGTTCACCTACACTCTCCGGTTCACGCGGAGCTCTGCGCCCGCGTTTCCGGCATAAATGTCATAGGCGTTGAGTCAGCGTCACATCCCGATTATCTCGATATCATCGACCGGAAGGCGCTTGCCGAGAACGATACGTTCATAAGAGCCGGGATAGCCAGGACAGACATCCTCTCGATGGTTGCGAGGCTCAATGAGCAGCTCAACACAAACCTCTGGGAGCAGCCGGATAGGCTCGAGGCCGAGATCCTCAGGATGGAGTCTCCAGAGGTCATCAGGAGGAGACTCGAACGGGCTGTGCGGATCTTCGGGGATCTCGTCAGATACGCAGGCCCGGACTGCGGCCTGGGCTCATGGCCGTCGCAGCACCTCGCAGCAGAGCTCCTGAGGAACTGCGCTAGGGCGATCGAGACGTTCAGAGGAGAGACAAGCTGA
- a CDS encoding imidazoleglycerol-phosphate dehydratase, which produces MRTGRSELREMGAFATAEVNLDGSGAATASTGSGFMDHMLNSMAKLGSIDIRASAGGNSLYRYSLLGSVIGASLDQALGERSGIRRYGFAAIPMDDALAEVALDLGGRAYLVMRGSFHGERIGDLNTFEIKSVLKGITDRGRLTLHVRFEGENDHHIAESMFKALGLAIRNAVEPGSPGVLSTKGVI; this is translated from the coding sequence ATGCGCACAGGCAGATCTGAGCTCAGAGAGATGGGCGCGTTTGCGACCGCGGAGGTGAACCTCGATGGCAGCGGAGCCGCGACCGCCTCCACAGGCTCTGGGTTCATGGATCACATGCTCAATTCGATGGCGAAGCTGGGATCGATCGACATCAGAGCATCCGCTGGCGGGAACTCTCTTTACAGGTATTCACTCCTGGGATCGGTGATCGGAGCCTCGCTCGATCAGGCGCTGGGCGAGAGGAGCGGAATAAGAAGATACGGGTTCGCGGCCATCCCGATGGATGATGCGCTTGCCGAGGTGGCCCTGGATCTGGGCGGGAGGGCATACCTCGTGATGAGGGGATCGTTTCATGGGGAGAGGATCGGGGATCTGAACACCTTCGAGATAAAGTCGGTGCTGAAGGGGATCACCGACCGCGGAAGGCTGACGCTGCACGTCAGGTTCGAGGGAGAGAACGACCACCACATAGCGGAGAGCATGTTCAAGGCGCTGGGGCTCGCGATCCGCAACGCCGTGGAGCCGGGATCGCCCGGGGTTCTGAGCACGAAGGGAGTGATTTGA
- a CDS encoding flavodoxin family protein — MKILGINSSPRGERSQTLRLVRAALDGARSEGAEVELVDVCKLRIEYCNACGVCYAKGECTHKDDFQEVYKKLLECDGFIIGSPNYFRSVTAQLKTLIDRMADAVHCQLLLGKYGCAVATAGGQAYDEVLDYLSRIIVGFGASYVGGAGGAPAIPGSMEEAEKKARDLGADLVRAISEGRRYPEQDKVHEEMKSRFKALVSMNKDVWTHEYEHWKSKGWL; from the coding sequence ATGAAGATACTCGGCATAAACTCCAGCCCCAGAGGGGAGAGGAGCCAGACCCTGAGGCTCGTCAGGGCGGCGCTTGATGGCGCCAGATCAGAGGGAGCTGAGGTCGAGCTTGTGGATGTCTGCAAGCTGCGAATAGAGTACTGCAACGCATGCGGAGTCTGCTATGCAAAGGGCGAGTGCACGCACAAGGATGATTTCCAGGAGGTATACAAAAAGCTCCTCGAGTGCGACGGTTTCATCATCGGCTCGCCGAACTACTTCAGGAGCGTGACAGCCCAACTCAAGACGCTCATAGACAGAATGGCGGATGCGGTCCACTGCCAGCTTCTCCTTGGCAAGTACGGATGCGCTGTGGCCACCGCCGGCGGCCAGGCTTACGATGAGGTTCTGGATTACCTGAGCAGGATAATAGTGGGATTCGGCGCGTCCTACGTCGGTGGCGCAGGTGGGGCGCCGGCCATCCCGGGATCGATGGAGGAGGCTGAGAAAAAGGCGCGCGATCTCGGAGCGGATCTGGTGCGCGCGATCTCAGAGGGGAGACGCTACCCTGAGCAGGATAAGGTTCACGAGGAGATGAAATCCAGATTTAAAGCTCTCGTGAGCATGAACAAGGACGTATGGACGCACGAGTACGAGCACTGGAAGAGCAAGGGATGGCTCTGA